In Candidatus Poribacteria bacterium, the genomic window TCGCCCGTTTGGACCCAACTATCACGACCAGCTCCTTAGCCCTCGTCACGGCCGTGTAGAGCAGATTTCTCTGCAACATCATGTAATGTTGCATCAACAGGGGCATCACCACCGCCCTGTATTCGCTGCCCTGTGATTTATGCGTCGTTATGGCATACGCCAGAACCAGCTCCGAGAGATCCGCCATGTCATAATCCACCGGTTTCTCCGGATACGTTACCCTGACCCTCTGATTGACGAGGTCCACCTTGGCGATCCGGCCTATATCCCCGTTGAACACCTCATATTCGTAGTTATTCCTCACCTGCATCACCTTATCCCCGAGTTTGAAGTTTCTCCCCGCCCGGGGAATCGCATCGCCTGATGGATTCAGGGTTTTCTGGAGCATATCGTTGAACCTGTCCACCCCACACAATCCCCTTCTCATCGGGGCCAGGAGCTGGATATCGTCTATCGGGTCGTATCCGTAATAATCGGGCAGCCTACGACAGCAGAGGTCCACCACTAGGTCGGCGGCCTTTTCGGGATCTTCCTCCTCGATGAAGAAGAAGTCCCTATCTTTAGGCCCCTTCAGCAGGGGCATCTCGCCTCGATTTATCCTGTGGGCGTTCATGACGATCATGCTCTGCTGCGCCTGTCGGAAGATCTGGGTCAGTCTGACGGTCGGCACGACCTCCGAATCTATCAGATCCCTCAGCACGTTTCCCGCTCCGACGGCCGGGAGCTGGTCGACATCTCCCACCATGATCAGCTTCGACTCCGGCCGGATCGCTTTAAGCAGGTTGTTCATCAGGATCAGATCCACCATGGACATCTCGTCCACGATCACCACATCGCCCTCGAGGGGGTTATGCTGATCCCGTTTGAATCCCCCATCGGGTGAGAATTCGAGAAGCCTGTGTATGGTTTTCGCCTCGCGCCCCGTCACCTCGCTCAGCCTCTTCGCTGCCCGGCCGGTTGGTGCGGCGAGGAGCACCTTAAGGCCGGCCTCCTCAAACAGCTCTATCATGCCGATGGTCGTTGTGGTTTTACCCGTTCCGGGGCCGCCCGTCAGGATAAGCGCCTTTTCGCTCAACGCCCGTCGTATCGCCTCCCTCTGATTTTCGGCGAATTTAACCCCCAAACGTCGCTCAATCTTGCCTATCGCCCTTTCAGCCGCCGCCTCACTCAGGGAGAATCCGGGGGTTTTCAAGAGCCTCGCCAATCTGTTGGCAACCCCCACCTCTGAGTGATAAAACGGGGCGAGATAT contains:
- a CDS encoding ATP-dependent RecD-like DNA helicase, coding for MEVLKGTLERIVYVNEETGYTIARFSSPDFPFEQITVVGNLMSAYPGESLILKGWWVNNPKYGRQFKIMDYETTMPATVVGIKKYLGSGLIKGIGPIMASRIVNAFGLETIDVIEKTPERLFEVPGIGPKRVERIKKAWEEQKEIKNIMLFLQSHEVSTTFAVKIYKTYGDEAIKVVREDPYRLADDIYGIGFKTADKIAQSVGMAKDSISRVMAGVQYVLSQRADDGHAFLPMEELVRWSMEILEVDEEKVKQAVGELASREQVFVEGESVYLAPFYHSEVGVANRLARLLKTPGFSLSEAAAERAIGKIERRLGVKFAENQREAIRRALSEKALILTGGPGTGKTTTTIGMIELFEEAGLKVLLAAPTGRAAKRLSEVTGREAKTIHRLLEFSPDGGFKRDQHNPLEGDVVIVDEMSMVDLILMNNLLKAIRPESKLIMVGDVDQLPAVGAGNVLRDLIDSEVVPTVRLTQIFRQAQQSMIVMNAHRINRGEMPLLKGPKDRDFFFIEEEDPEKAADLVVDLCCRRLPDYYGYDPIDDIQLLAPMRRGLCGVDRFNDMLQKTLNPSGDAIPRAGRNFKLGDKVMQVRNNYEYEVFNGDIGRIAKVDLVNQRVRVTYPEKPVDYDMADLSELVLAYAITTHKSQGSEYRAVVMPLLMQHYMMLQRNLLYTAVTRAKELVVIVGSKRAMRMAIRNNKVARRYTGLVERLRRSVKEGYELLDQGIQQLSLWDMR